One window of the Trueperaceae bacterium genome contains the following:
- a CDS encoding D-2-hydroxyacid dehydrogenase, translating to MTRRSHTLLLSHRIGTETEGVLTARFPELRVVRLPASGDVPEDARDATVLYRAGMSHDALRTALAQLPDLDWIHTASAGFNWVLIPEVVARPIRLTRTARVLDVPIAEYVVGTTLALLKGLPALLEAQRARRWEREVSARGLLGATVGIIGAGAIGSAVAARFRPFGVRVLGMKRDPKPLADFDEILAPTELDRLLIESDVVVVACPLTPETRHLLGAREFALLRTHAVLVNIARGEVLVESDLVEALRQRRFAAAALDVFSEEPLPATSPLWDLDNVILTPHISYVDPNNSLRGVVEFADNLERYVAGAPLLNEIKSRELGY from the coding sequence GTGACGCGTCGCTCGCATACCCTCCTGCTGTCCCACCGCATCGGAACCGAGACCGAGGGCGTCCTGACGGCGCGGTTCCCCGAGCTGAGGGTCGTGAGGCTCCCCGCGAGCGGGGACGTCCCGGAGGACGCTCGCGACGCCACGGTGCTCTACCGTGCCGGCATGTCGCACGACGCGTTGCGGACGGCGTTGGCCCAGCTCCCCGATCTCGACTGGATCCATACGGCGTCCGCCGGGTTCAACTGGGTGCTGATCCCGGAGGTGGTCGCGCGGCCCATCCGGCTGACGCGTACGGCCCGCGTGCTCGACGTTCCCATCGCGGAGTACGTCGTCGGCACCACCCTGGCACTGCTGAAAGGGCTACCGGCGTTGCTCGAGGCGCAGCGCGCGCGGCGCTGGGAGCGCGAGGTGAGCGCCCGGGGGCTGCTAGGCGCGACCGTTGGCATCATCGGCGCCGGCGCCATCGGCTCGGCCGTGGCCGCCAGGTTCCGGCCGTTCGGCGTCAGGGTCCTTGGGATGAAGCGCGATCCGAAGCCGCTGGCCGACTTCGACGAGATCCTCGCCCCCACCGAACTGGACCGCCTACTGATCGAGTCCGACGTCGTGGTCGTGGCGTGCCCCCTGACGCCCGAGACCCGCCACCTGCTCGGCGCGCGGGAGTTCGCGCTCCTGCGGACGCACGCGGTCCTGGTCAACATCGCCAGGGGTGAGGTGCTGGTGGAGTCCGACCTGGTCGAGGCGCTGCGCCAGCGGCGCTTCGCCGCCGCCGCACTGGACGTCTTCAGCGAGGAGCCGCTACCGGCCACGAGCCCCCTGTGGGATCTCGACAACGTCATCCTCACGCCGCACATCTCCTACGTCGACCCGAACAACTCGCTTCGCGGGGTCGTCGAGTTCGCCGACAACCTCGAGCGTTACGTCGCCGGAGCCCCGCTGCTCAACGAGATCAAGTCGCGCGAGCTGGGGTACTGA
- a CDS encoding ABC transporter permease, whose product MFSYVLKRSVSAVVVVVLVATLTFLLIQAAPGGLSILMDPNMSSAEAARLKHNLGLDRPIHIQYLNWLSNAVQGDLGASLSYGGRSVTSMIMERVPATVKLGVASLLLTLVIGIPAGVVAGRRPNGLVDQVIGFLSFVALAVPSFWLGIILMIVFGAELRWLPTSGMGPKGDLVLGLKHLIMPALVLASSSAAAVIRYTRSSWLEVARLDYVRTGRSKGLTEGQLGRRHILRNALIPVVTIIGVQLPRLVGGAAVIETLFSWPGLGQLGVDAALRRDTPLILGVTLLVSAAVVASNLLVDILYPVIDPRIRYS is encoded by the coding sequence ATGTTCTCCTACGTTCTCAAGAGGTCCGTGTCGGCCGTGGTCGTCGTCGTGCTCGTCGCGACGCTCACGTTCCTGCTCATCCAGGCCGCGCCGGGTGGGCTCTCGATCCTCATGGACCCGAACATGTCGTCCGCCGAGGCGGCGCGGCTGAAACACAACCTCGGGCTGGACAGGCCCATCCATATCCAGTACCTCAACTGGCTGAGCAACGCCGTGCAAGGCGACCTGGGCGCGTCGCTCAGCTACGGGGGCCGCTCCGTCACGTCCATGATCATGGAGCGCGTCCCGGCGACGGTGAAGCTGGGCGTGGCCTCCCTGCTCCTGACGCTCGTAATAGGCATCCCGGCCGGGGTCGTGGCCGGGCGCCGACCGAACGGCCTGGTGGACCAGGTCATCGGCTTCCTGTCGTTCGTAGCGCTGGCCGTGCCGAGCTTCTGGCTGGGCATCATCCTGATGATCGTGTTCGGCGCCGAGCTCCGCTGGCTCCCGACCTCCGGGATGGGGCCGAAGGGCGACCTCGTCCTCGGTCTCAAGCATCTGATCATGCCCGCCCTCGTGCTCGCCTCTTCCAGCGCTGCGGCGGTCATCCGCTACACCCGGTCCAGCTGGCTGGAGGTCGCCAGGTTGGACTACGTCCGTACGGGCCGCAGCAAAGGCCTGACAGAAGGTCAACTCGGCCGGAGGCACATCCTGAGGAACGCGCTCATCCCGGTCGTGACCATCATCGGGGTGCAGCTGCCGAGGCTCGTGGGCGGGGCCGCGGTCATCGAGACGTTGTTCAGCTGGCCCGGCCTCGGCCAACTGGGCGTGGACGCAGCCCTCAGGCGTGACACCCCGCTCATCCTCGGCGTCACCCTGCTCGTATCGGCAGCCGTCGTCGCCAGCAACCTGCTCGTCGACATCCTGTACCCCGTCATAGATCCGAGGATCCGTTACTCATGA
- a CDS encoding succinylglutamate desuccinylase/aspartoacylase family protein, whose translation MPPYENLDDLPTAPGRYHAHLPVARDLSGRGVGIDVIVHQGAEPGPTLTVLSGMHGDEWLHLEFFRRLDSELAPDALRGRLLLVPMANAAAFANQMRNVLHEADAPDMNRVFPVTARPQNGLPEQLAAKLAHEVLARSDALLDFHLGIWGSTLASSIVGTDFTDPSVSARSQELALVFGLPLVYQAKMMSVFPGPRAAQAYVGEVLKIPSCGSFHGGAGFDSDLEDDWMNANYRGIRNVMRHLGMEDGAIERPERYLVYETVQRVNPRNGGYLRPERRRDTFGREVRAGELLGKVISPFTFETVEELRAPVDGYLGYWARNYPVHPGDWAFAVVPRDHAGTRWIEAG comes from the coding sequence ATGCCGCCTTACGAGAACCTAGACGACCTGCCAACGGCTCCAGGCCGCTACCACGCGCATCTGCCCGTCGCTCGCGACCTGTCCGGTCGCGGCGTCGGCATCGACGTCATCGTCCACCAGGGGGCCGAGCCCGGCCCCACCTTGACGGTCCTGTCCGGCATGCACGGCGACGAATGGCTACACCTCGAGTTCTTCCGGCGTCTCGACTCCGAGCTCGCCCCGGACGCGCTGCGGGGACGCCTCCTGTTGGTGCCCATGGCCAACGCGGCCGCGTTCGCCAACCAGATGCGCAACGTCTTGCACGAGGCGGACGCGCCCGACATGAACCGTGTCTTCCCCGTGACGGCTCGGCCGCAGAACGGTCTGCCGGAGCAGCTCGCGGCGAAGCTGGCGCACGAGGTGTTGGCGCGCAGCGACGCGCTCCTCGACTTCCACTTGGGCATCTGGGGTTCGACGCTCGCCTCCAGCATCGTCGGTACCGACTTCACCGACCCGAGCGTGAGCGCCCGTAGCCAGGAGCTGGCGCTCGTGTTCGGCCTCCCCCTCGTGTACCAGGCGAAGATGATGAGCGTGTTCCCGGGGCCGCGCGCCGCGCAGGCCTACGTGGGCGAGGTCCTCAAGATCCCCAGTTGCGGCAGCTTCCACGGCGGCGCCGGCTTCGACTCCGACCTCGAGGACGACTGGATGAACGCCAACTACCGGGGGATCCGCAACGTCATGCGTCACCTCGGCATGGAGGACGGCGCCATCGAGCGCCCCGAGCGCTACCTCGTCTACGAGACGGTCCAGCGCGTCAACCCGAGGAACGGCGGTTACTTGAGGCCGGAGAGGCGTCGCGACACCTTCGGCCGCGAGGTGCGTGCGGGGGAGTTGCTCGGGAAGGTCATCAGCCCCTTCACCTTCGAGACCGTAGAGGAGCTGCGCGCGCCTGTCGACGGCTACCTCGGCTACTGGGCGAGGAACTACCCGGTGCATCCGGGCGACTGGGCCTTCGCGGTCGTGCCGCGCGACCACGCCGGAACGCGTTGGATCGAGGCGGGATGA
- a CDS encoding ABC transporter permease, with protein sequence MRRRHLTQRTFVIGFGLVAIVAVMALLAPWIAPHDPAAQSTKARLLPPVLLGGTLEHPLGTDPLGRDLLSRIIYGSRISILLGLASVLGAGTIGLILGAVAGYVGGKVDAVIMRLVDLQMAIPFLVLALAVLAALGPGLTNLLLVLVITGWVVYARVMRAQVMAVKSREYVAAARALGVPHLRVLLKHVLPAAIPPLTVISTVQVGTMILTEASLSFLGLGVPPSIPTWGSIAADGRAYMTTAWWVTTLPGLAIFLTVMGVNFLGDWLRDLLDPTLRQ encoded by the coding sequence ATGCGTAGACGCCACCTCACCCAACGCACCTTCGTGATCGGCTTCGGGCTCGTCGCCATCGTCGCCGTCATGGCGCTCCTCGCCCCGTGGATCGCCCCTCACGACCCCGCGGCGCAATCGACCAAGGCCCGTCTGCTGCCGCCCGTGCTCCTGGGCGGCACACTCGAGCACCCGCTCGGCACCGACCCCTTGGGCCGCGACCTGCTCAGCCGCATCATCTACGGCAGCAGGATCTCCATCCTCCTCGGTCTGGCCTCCGTCCTGGGCGCCGGCACGATCGGTCTGATCCTCGGGGCCGTGGCGGGCTACGTCGGCGGCAAGGTCGACGCCGTGATCATGCGCCTCGTCGACCTCCAGATGGCCATCCCGTTCCTCGTACTTGCGCTCGCCGTCCTGGCGGCGCTCGGGCCGGGCCTGACGAACCTGCTGCTCGTGTTGGTCATAACGGGCTGGGTCGTCTACGCGAGGGTCATGCGAGCGCAGGTCATGGCGGTGAAGAGCCGCGAGTACGTGGCGGCGGCGAGGGCGCTCGGCGTACCGCACCTCCGCGTCCTCCTCAAGCACGTGCTGCCGGCCGCCATCCCGCCGCTCACGGTCATCTCGACCGTGCAGGTCGGCACGATGATCCTCACCGAAGCCTCGCTGTCGTTCCTCGGCCTCGGCGTGCCGCCCAGCATCCCGACCTGGGGCAGCATCGCGGCGGACGGCCGGGCCTACATGACGACGGCGTGGTGGGTCACCACCCTGCCAGGCCTCGCGATCTTCCTGACGGTCATGGGAGTCAACTTCCTAGGCGACTGGCTCAGGGACCTCCTGGACCCCACGTTGAGGCAGTGA
- a CDS encoding GntR family transcriptional regulator: MNDADALHQLRIDPSGDLPIYLQLKYQLSYLITTEKLLPASRLPAVRNLAQHLGVNHHTVAQAYRALQNDGLIDSTVGRGSFVRRFSDLDRVNATRHELLNDALEQARHRARALGFSDQETIQRLTSITQRDDVPCHVVYVDRVPHIARKYARRLEHHMGRAVRVTPLTFDDIAAETEETKAALAEAFYVVTVARNVPWLEQQLPRFAPAHEVLTIVAEPLPSTVRMLAALDPSKSTVVLAEEHYLYSSLNLLSLYSSIDPNDAEAFTLDALDRFIGAAREADVILYTFGAGSALAELDLAAKGIEATCFELGFDIAQDSVAKLRTVFGGMGAAAEPSSVAAKRQATGGVLDIVS; this comes from the coding sequence GTGAACGACGCCGACGCGTTACACCAGTTGAGGATCGACCCTTCCGGCGACCTTCCGATCTATCTCCAGCTCAAGTACCAGTTGAGCTATCTGATCACCACCGAGAAGCTGCTGCCGGCGTCCAGACTGCCGGCGGTGAGGAACCTGGCCCAACACCTAGGGGTCAATCACCACACCGTCGCCCAGGCTTACCGAGCCCTACAGAACGACGGCCTCATCGACTCGACCGTGGGCAGGGGCTCGTTCGTCAGGCGCTTCAGCGACCTCGACCGCGTGAACGCCACTCGCCACGAGTTGCTGAACGACGCGTTGGAGCAGGCGCGCCACCGGGCACGCGCCCTCGGCTTCTCGGATCAAGAGACCATCCAACGCCTCACCTCGATAACGCAGCGCGACGACGTGCCGTGTCACGTGGTGTACGTGGACCGCGTGCCGCACATAGCCAGGAAGTACGCGAGGCGCCTGGAGCATCATATGGGCCGGGCCGTGAGAGTCACCCCTCTGACGTTCGACGATATCGCTGCGGAGACCGAGGAAACCAAGGCCGCTCTCGCCGAGGCGTTCTACGTAGTGACGGTAGCGAGGAACGTGCCGTGGCTCGAGCAGCAGCTGCCGCGCTTCGCCCCCGCTCACGAGGTCCTGACCATCGTCGCCGAGCCGCTTCCGAGCACGGTCCGCATGCTGGCCGCTCTGGACCCGAGCAAGTCGACGGTCGTGCTGGCCGAAGAGCATTACCTGTACAGCTCTCTGAACCTGCTCTCCCTCTATAGCAGCATCGACCCCAACGACGCGGAAGCGTTCACGCTCGACGCACTGGACAGGTTCATCGGTGCCGCACGCGAAGCGGACGTGATCCTCTATACGTTCGGGGCGGGATCCGCTCTGGCAGAGCTGGACCTGGCGGCCAAGGGGATCGAAGCGACATGCTTCGAGCTGGGGTTCGACATCGCCCAAGACTCGGTGGCGAAGCTGAGGACGGTCTTCGGGGGCATGGGGGCTGCTGCGGAGCCCTCATCCGTAGCGGCCAAACGACAAGCGACCGGTGGGGTTTTGGACATAGTCTCCTAA
- a CDS encoding amidase family protein — MSASEWVYRGVTEQSDGFVTGELDPVELTEAYLARIRAVDGQLRSFITVLEDEAREAAGRSAERLRAGERRSRLDGIPFAVKDQMLIEGVRVTGGSRVLADFVGSRDATVVRRLREAGAVLLGTLNTHEFHSGMTRDPLFGKVRNPWNLERSPGASSSGSAAAVAAGLCSFSLGGDTGGSIRAPASYCGVVGLKATWSRVSRDGVIPLAYSMDCVGPLARRVEDTALVLEHLAGADPADPTCSRLPVPRYSEALSGELSGLRVGVIAEMLDPSVVQPAAIATTEAAVAVLRELGATVTTVSVPLLHQTRFISVALVMAEAASHHRKWLLERYEDYDVNTRTNFLTGALLPAGALGQAQRMRALVARQVVSSLEEVDVLVGPTADAAFPLRPRDPLPLREEVRASLRMPAMASGPQTRVFSLSGHPSLSVPCGFDPDGLPLGLQLATRHFDEATLLRVAHAYEARTPWHTRRPAFTASTWGPGGP; from the coding sequence ATGAGCGCGAGTGAGTGGGTCTACCGGGGCGTGACGGAGCAGTCCGACGGCTTCGTGACCGGCGAGCTCGATCCGGTCGAGCTGACGGAGGCCTACCTCGCGAGGATAAGGGCGGTGGACGGCCAACTGCGCAGCTTCATAACAGTGCTCGAGGACGAGGCGCGCGAGGCCGCTGGGCGCTCCGCCGAGCGCCTGCGCGCCGGCGAGCGCCGATCCCGGCTCGACGGCATCCCCTTCGCGGTGAAGGACCAGATGTTGATCGAGGGCGTGCGCGTGACCGGCGGGTCGCGCGTGCTAGCCGACTTCGTCGGGTCGCGAGACGCCACCGTCGTCAGGCGCCTGCGCGAGGCCGGCGCCGTCTTGCTCGGCACCTTGAACACCCACGAGTTCCACTCCGGGATGACCCGCGACCCGCTCTTCGGCAAGGTCAGGAACCCGTGGAACCTCGAGCGCTCGCCCGGCGCGTCGTCGAGCGGCTCGGCGGCGGCGGTCGCCGCGGGCTTGTGCTCCTTCTCGCTGGGCGGGGACACCGGCGGGTCCATCCGCGCCCCGGCGTCCTACTGCGGCGTCGTCGGCCTGAAGGCGACCTGGTCGCGCGTCAGCCGCGACGGTGTCATACCGCTGGCCTACTCGATGGATTGCGTCGGACCGCTCGCCCGCCGGGTGGAAGATACCGCCCTCGTACTGGAGCACTTGGCGGGCGCAGACCCAGCGGACCCGACCTGCAGCCGCCTGCCCGTCCCGCGCTACTCGGAAGCCCTGTCGGGCGAGCTCTCCGGGCTCCGCGTCGGCGTGATCGCCGAGATGCTCGATCCGTCCGTCGTCCAGCCCGCCGCCATCGCGACGACGGAGGCGGCCGTGGCCGTGCTTCGTGAGTTGGGCGCCACCGTGACCACCGTGTCGGTCCCGTTGCTGCACCAGACCCGCTTCATCTCGGTGGCGCTCGTCATGGCCGAAGCGGCCAGCCATCACCGTAAGTGGTTGCTGGAGCGTTACGAGGACTACGACGTGAACACGCGCACCAACTTCCTGACGGGCGCCCTGCTGCCCGCAGGCGCGCTTGGCCAAGCGCAGCGCATGCGCGCCCTGGTGGCGCGGCAGGTCGTGAGCAGCCTCGAGGAGGTGGACGTGCTCGTCGGCCCGACGGCGGACGCGGCGTTCCCGCTGCGACCTCGCGACCCCCTGCCTCTACGCGAGGAGGTGCGCGCCTCCCTGAGGATGCCGGCCATGGCGAGCGGCCCGCAGACGAGGGTGTTCAGCCTCTCCGGGCACCCGTCCCTGTCGGTCCCGTGCGGCTTCGACCCCGACGGGTTGCCGCTAGGCCTGCAGTTGGCAACGAGGCATTTCGACGAGGCCACCCTGCTGCGCGTCGCGCACGCTTACGAGGCGCGCACGCCGTGGCACACGCGCCGGCCCGCCTTCACTGCCTCAACGTGGGGTCCAGGAGGTCCCTGA
- a CDS encoding ABC transporter permease: MLQFVVRRLAQGVLVLAGVLTVVFFLTRLSGEPLALFVPVGASAADVERIRHELGFDRPLLVQLATFWRDVLQGDLGTSVRFSEPAFGLVLERLPATLHLTAVAMGIVVLVGIPLGILAAVKRNTAVDSLVMALAMVGQSMPTFWLGVILILVFGVALGWLPVFGYTSPAALILPGVTLGAYSVGIVARTVRSSMLEVIRQDFVRTARAKGLGDLRVFGKHALRNALIPTVTILGLQVGALLGGAIVTEFVFSFPGMARLATQAVLNRDYPVVQAFVFVTAIGVLVVNLVVDVVYAAIDPRITLG, encoded by the coding sequence ATGCTGCAGTTCGTGGTCAGGCGGCTGGCGCAAGGCGTGCTGGTGCTCGCCGGGGTGCTGACCGTCGTGTTCTTCCTCACGCGGCTGTCCGGCGAGCCCCTCGCCCTGTTCGTGCCGGTGGGGGCGAGCGCCGCCGACGTCGAGCGGATCCGCCACGAGCTCGGCTTCGACAGGCCCCTGCTGGTGCAGCTGGCGACGTTCTGGCGCGACGTCCTACAGGGGGACCTGGGGACGTCGGTGCGCTTCTCCGAGCCCGCCTTCGGGCTCGTGCTCGAGCGCCTGCCCGCCACGCTGCACCTGACCGCCGTCGCCATGGGGATCGTTGTGCTCGTCGGCATCCCCCTCGGGATCCTGGCCGCCGTGAAGCGCAACACGGCGGTGGACAGCCTCGTCATGGCGCTCGCCATGGTCGGGCAGTCCATGCCCACCTTCTGGCTCGGCGTGATCCTGATCCTCGTGTTCGGCGTCGCCCTCGGCTGGTTGCCGGTGTTCGGGTACACGTCCCCGGCCGCCCTGATCCTCCCCGGCGTGACCCTCGGCGCCTACTCCGTAGGCATCGTGGCCCGCACCGTACGCTCGTCCATGCTCGAGGTCATCAGGCAGGACTTCGTGCGCACGGCCCGCGCCAAGGGGCTGGGCGACCTGCGCGTGTTCGGCAAGCACGCCCTGCGCAACGCGCTCATCCCCACCGTCACCATCCTCGGGCTCCAGGTCGGCGCCCTCCTCGGTGGCGCGATAGTCACCGAGTTCGTCTTCTCCTTCCCTGGGATGGCCCGCCTCGCCACGCAAGCCGTCCTCAACCGCGACTACCCGGTGGTGCAGGCGTTCGTGTTCGTCACCGCCATCGGGGTCCTGGTGGTCAACCTCGTCGTGGACGTCGTCTACGCCGCGATCGACCCGCGGATCACCCTCGGTTAG
- a CDS encoding dipeptidase — protein sequence MAGYPHTTLDDVLPHPLQKGHHTPGTTPYIFIDSCVQIWEDTEYGKLSDYSADAYCITTFRPHDDAGNALDAIADWYKVERSYPNIRIARTAQDIVDAKANGQTAIVINSQGGDFLGSYIERLDVFHAMGLRMMLPAYNNRNALCDGCLEPNDAGLSTMGREWVDGCNRLGIVMDLTHVGERATFEVMERTTQPVVFSHSNPKGVVANARNVTDEQIKACAATGGVVAPTNWGPLNLKAGSITRPTVNDYLDAIDYVVDLVGIDHVGIGTDMSHGTYPDGDKIRGLPSKRSVGGAYADHIERAPRSRLRYVEGFDDYGQLPSVIELMKRRGYSEEQVGKVLGGNYLRVFRAVWGA from the coding sequence ATGGCCGGCTACCCCCACACCACCCTCGACGACGTTCTGCCGCACCCCCTGCAGAAGGGTCACCACACGCCGGGCACGACCCCGTACATCTTCATCGACAGCTGCGTCCAGATCTGGGAGGACACGGAGTACGGCAAGCTGAGCGACTACTCGGCCGACGCGTACTGCATCACGACTTTCAGGCCGCACGACGACGCCGGCAACGCGCTCGACGCGATAGCCGACTGGTACAAGGTCGAGCGCAGCTACCCCAACATCCGCATCGCTCGCACCGCCCAGGACATCGTCGACGCGAAGGCCAACGGCCAGACGGCGATCGTCATCAACTCTCAGGGCGGCGACTTCCTGGGCAGCTACATAGAGCGGCTCGACGTCTTCCACGCCATGGGCTTGCGGATGATGCTGCCCGCGTACAACAACCGCAACGCCCTGTGCGACGGTTGCCTGGAGCCGAACGACGCCGGGCTCTCGACGATGGGGCGCGAGTGGGTGGACGGTTGCAACCGCCTGGGCATCGTCATGGACCTCACGCACGTCGGTGAGCGCGCCACGTTCGAGGTGATGGAGCGCACCACCCAGCCCGTCGTGTTCTCGCACTCCAACCCGAAGGGCGTCGTCGCCAACGCGCGCAACGTCACCGACGAGCAGATCAAGGCGTGCGCGGCCACGGGCGGCGTCGTCGCGCCTACCAACTGGGGCCCTCTCAACCTCAAAGCCGGCTCCATCACGCGCCCGACCGTGAACGACTACCTCGACGCCATCGACTACGTCGTCGATCTCGTCGGCATCGACCACGTCGGCATCGGCACGGACATGTCGCACGGTACCTACCCCGACGGCGACAAGATCCGCGGCCTGCCCTCCAAGCGCTCGGTGGGCGGCGCCTACGCCGATCACATCGAGCGCGCGCCGCGCTCGCGCCTGCGCTACGTGGAGGGGTTCGACGACTACGGCCAGCTCCCGTCCGTCATCGAGCTCATGAAGCGACGCGGCTACAGCGAGGAGCAGGTGGGTAAGGTGCTCGGAGGGAACTACCTGCGCGTCTTCCGCGCGGTATGGGGCGCGTGA
- a CDS encoding ABC transporter permease — translation MTTSAAQKGSTRRGALKGIVRALRRNPLAACGCVWLVVLVALVLGQPYLGLPSPTKLSLSNQFQPPSKQHVLGTDESGRDVFSRLLSGGRVSLAVGFAGALLTVLIASVLGLAAGYFGGTVDEVLMRLTDTLMAIPTFFLIMVIVAIWGSGLVVLILALALTRWMDVARLVRAEVLRTKDLEYVSAATALGGSHWRVMFKHLLPQALPSLIVATSLNVGYVMLVEAALSFLGLGVLPPTPSWGNMLSDSQYYVWSAPQLAVYPGVMITLTVLAFNSLGDVVRDLVDPRMSS, via the coding sequence ATGACGACGAGCGCTGCGCAGAAGGGCTCGACCAGGCGGGGTGCGCTCAAGGGGATCGTCCGAGCGCTCAGGCGCAACCCACTCGCGGCCTGCGGCTGTGTCTGGCTGGTCGTCCTCGTCGCCCTGGTCCTTGGCCAGCCCTACCTAGGGCTACCCTCGCCGACCAAGCTGTCCCTCTCCAACCAGTTCCAACCCCCGTCCAAGCAGCACGTCCTCGGGACCGACGAGAGCGGGCGCGACGTCTTCTCCCGCCTCCTCTCCGGCGGCCGGGTGTCGCTGGCGGTGGGTTTCGCCGGTGCGCTGCTGACCGTCCTGATCGCCTCGGTCCTCGGCCTCGCCGCCGGCTACTTCGGCGGCACCGTCGACGAGGTCCTGATGCGGCTCACGGACACCCTCATGGCCATACCCACGTTCTTCCTCATCATGGTGATCGTCGCCATCTGGGGTTCGGGCCTGGTCGTCCTGATACTGGCGCTGGCCTTGACCAGGTGGATGGACGTCGCTCGGCTCGTCAGGGCGGAGGTCCTACGCACCAAGGACCTGGAGTACGTATCGGCCGCCACCGCCCTCGGCGGCTCCCACTGGCGCGTGATGTTCAAACATCTGCTGCCGCAAGCCTTGCCGTCGTTGATCGTGGCCACCTCCCTGAACGTCGGCTACGTGATGCTCGTCGAGGCGGCGCTCTCGTTCCTCGGCCTCGGCGTCCTCCCGCCTACACCGAGCTGGGGCAACATGCTGAGCGACAGCCAGTACTACGTATGGTCGGCGCCCCAGTTGGCGGTGTACCCGGGCGTGATGATCACCCTCACCGTCCTGGCGTTCAACTCGCTTGGGGACGTCGTGCGTGACCTGGTCGACCCGAGGATGTCCTCCTAG
- a CDS encoding ABC transporter substrate-binding protein: MPRLNTPYRWLVMLALAVLGGAVPLAMAQPGGSGSVRIALQAMPETFNPVLPAELNANIVTGAMFAPLAAVNPTTFATEPYLAESWEVSDDLLTWTFHLRQNAKWHDGVPITADDVKFTFDKIKDPAESASAYVAAGNFASIDVIDEHTVRIVLTAPNALLPDTLSSGGFEPLPKHVYEGFAHLADAVDANTRNPVGSGAFRMASVQPGAQIELVAFDDFFLGQPKVPGLTFKIVRDQNAAVAQIRAGELDYVPIEAVHRQAVAADPRMEIFSVNGTRYVMMAINMSDYEPWHTMFSDVRVRKAMMYAVDRVEIAEHIGQGLMPVLDGLMPTTLTWIPAPDIVPYRYDPELAMQLLDEAGWVDTNGNGIRDKDGMELSFYILVDRGNAVREQITPVLQAAWQAIGMEVEYFATERTGRWLEETRDGTFPTRVSTFPIPNADWAYRLFHSKGLNNSQHYVNPEVDEILDTMLASPDLEVRGQLLKQLQEVLNEDPYIMPFFLEPTLHAIDKRLVDVPRSELQRAMPYAYLISWAQ, translated from the coding sequence GTGCCGCGTTTGAACACCCCCTACCGCTGGTTAGTGATGCTCGCCCTTGCCGTTCTAGGCGGCGCCGTTCCCCTGGCCATGGCCCAGCCCGGCGGGTCCGGAAGCGTCCGGATCGCGCTCCAAGCGATGCCCGAGACCTTCAACCCGGTGCTGCCGGCGGAGTTGAACGCCAACATCGTCACGGGCGCCATGTTCGCTCCGTTGGCCGCCGTCAACCCGACGACGTTCGCTACGGAGCCCTACCTGGCCGAGAGCTGGGAAGTCTCGGACGACCTGCTCACGTGGACGTTCCACCTCCGCCAGAACGCGAAGTGGCACGACGGCGTGCCCATCACGGCCGACGACGTGAAGTTCACGTTCGACAAGATAAAGGACCCGGCCGAGTCGGCGAGCGCCTACGTGGCCGCCGGCAACTTCGCGTCGATAGACGTCATCGACGAGCACACCGTTCGGATCGTCCTGACCGCCCCGAACGCCCTCCTGCCCGACACGCTGAGCTCCGGCGGGTTCGAGCCGTTGCCCAAGCACGTCTACGAAGGCTTCGCTCACTTGGCCGACGCCGTCGACGCCAACACCCGCAACCCGGTCGGCAGCGGCGCGTTCCGCATGGCCAGCGTGCAGCCGGGTGCGCAGATAGAGCTCGTGGCCTTCGACGACTTCTTCCTCGGGCAGCCGAAGGTTCCGGGGCTCACGTTCAAGATCGTGCGCGACCAGAACGCTGCCGTCGCCCAGATCCGCGCCGGTGAGCTCGACTACGTTCCCATCGAGGCCGTGCACAGGCAGGCCGTGGCCGCCGATCCGCGCATGGAGATCTTCTCGGTCAACGGCACCAGGTACGTGATGATGGCCATCAACATGTCCGACTACGAGCCGTGGCACACCATGTTCAGCGACGTGCGCGTCCGCAAGGCCATGATGTACGCGGTAGACCGCGTCGAGATCGCCGAGCACATCGGCCAAGGCCTCATGCCCGTGCTGGACGGCCTGATGCCGACCACCCTCACGTGGATCCCCGCGCCGGACATCGTTCCCTACCGCTACGACCCGGAGCTCGCGATGCAGCTGCTCGACGAGGCGGGTTGGGTCGACACCAACGGTAACGGCATCCGCGACAAGGACGGCATGGAGCTGAGCTTCTACATCCTCGTCGACAGGGGCAACGCGGTCCGCGAGCAGATCACCCCCGTCCTGCAGGCCGCATGGCAGGCGATCGGCATGGAGGTCGAGTACTTCGCCACCGAGCGCACGGGCAGGTGGCTGGAGGAGACGAGGGACGGGACGTTCCCAACGCGCGTCTCGACGTTCCCCATCCCCAACGCCGACTGGGCGTACCGCCTCTTCCACAGCAAGGGTCTGAACAACAGCCAGCATTACGTCAACCCTGAGGTGGACGAGATCCTTGACACGATGCTGGCGAGCCCCGACCTCGAGGTGCGCGGCCAACTCCTCAAGCAGCTGCAGGAAGTGCTGAACGAGGACCCGTACATCATGCCGTTCTTCCTCGAGCCCACGCTGCACGCCATCGACAAGCGTCTGGTCGACGTTCCGCGCAGCGAGCTCCAGCGCGCCATGCCGTACGCCTACCTCATCAGCTGGGCGCAGTGA